The following proteins are encoded in a genomic region of Gimesia algae:
- a CDS encoding zinc-dependent alcohol dehydrogenase family protein, which yields MRMIRFEQFGEPTEVLKVHEAEEPVAKTGEVLVRMLASPVNPSDLLNIRGGYSSRPSLPATPGFEGVGIVEANGGGLRGALFKGKRVVVLNRRTGNWSEKVVVPSEYVIPVSSRLTLEEAATFFVNPATAYVLVKSLLDVPRGEWLLQTAAASAVGKMVVRLGINYGFQTLNIVRRHDQAEQLKNAGASHVVVFNAEHDNERVLVEQIRKHLGSETVKYAIDAVGGKTASTIVRILAERARMIVYGSLDQTPLDFMSRDLIRTGATLEGFWLARHMESLSLPAKLRLVSKLTGFIRNGVLATEIGKVFPLEEVAEAVTEAERTGKSGKVLIQLS from the coding sequence ATGCGCATGATTCGTTTTGAGCAATTCGGAGAGCCGACAGAGGTTCTTAAGGTCCATGAGGCTGAAGAGCCAGTTGCCAAAACGGGAGAGGTTCTGGTCCGCATGCTTGCCAGTCCTGTCAATCCGTCCGATCTCCTGAATATTCGAGGCGGGTATTCATCGCGTCCCTCACTGCCTGCTACGCCGGGTTTTGAAGGTGTGGGTATCGTCGAAGCCAATGGCGGAGGTTTACGAGGCGCTCTGTTTAAAGGGAAGCGCGTAGTGGTATTGAATCGACGGACTGGTAACTGGTCAGAAAAGGTAGTCGTGCCCAGTGAGTATGTGATACCGGTTTCCTCCCGTCTCACGCTGGAGGAAGCGGCGACATTTTTTGTCAATCCCGCAACCGCATACGTGCTGGTTAAATCGCTGTTAGATGTTCCCCGCGGGGAATGGCTACTGCAGACGGCAGCTGCTTCTGCTGTGGGGAAAATGGTAGTGCGTCTGGGAATTAATTATGGATTTCAAACGCTGAATATTGTCAGACGCCATGATCAGGCGGAGCAATTGAAAAACGCCGGTGCCAGTCATGTAGTGGTATTTAATGCAGAGCATGACAATGAACGGGTTTTGGTCGAGCAGATCAGAAAGCATCTGGGCAGCGAAACGGTGAAGTATGCCATTGATGCAGTGGGAGGCAAGACTGCTTCGACAATTGTCAGAATTCTGGCAGAGCGAGCCCGGATGATTGTGTATGGATCTTTAGATCAAACCCCACTTGATTTCATGTCGCGCGATCTCATTCGCACTGGTGCCACTCTCGAAGGATTCTGGCTGGCCCGTCATATGGAATCGCTATCACTGCCTGCCAAGTTGAGACTGGTTTCAAAGTTAACCGGTTTTATTCGCAATGGAGTCCTGGCAACTGAGATTGGTAAAGTATTTCCCCTGGAAGAGGTCGCAGAGGCGGTGACCGAAGCGGAGCGAACTGGAAAATCCGGAAAAGTTCTGATTCAGCTTTCCTGA
- a CDS encoding type III secretion system chaperone, producing the protein MKITFRGWIVVGCLLAVLSAMAVLGAGVHAQQPVTTKPAVTTNPELPGQLSEEQLGNLLKAMGLTATKTKKRYDFQFKANQNKEEWELSMSAVLSENGEWVWVMAWLDPLPRSAADVPRTAMLRLLSDNDRMGNGKFFAYISSNRRFVLQRVIPNQRITTKKFHEILSDLGSSVVQYYPHWSTDNWKRSSTPEPQDTAQQSPARPTQTASGASNFSSRTKN; encoded by the coding sequence ATGAAAATCACATTTCGCGGATGGATTGTTGTAGGTTGTCTGTTGGCCGTTTTATCGGCGATGGCTGTATTGGGTGCTGGCGTTCATGCACAGCAGCCTGTAACCACGAAGCCGGCAGTCACCACCAATCCGGAACTGCCAGGTCAACTTTCAGAAGAGCAGTTGGGCAACCTCTTGAAAGCAATGGGTTTAACTGCGACCAAAACTAAAAAGCGGTACGACTTTCAATTCAAGGCCAATCAGAACAAGGAAGAGTGGGAGCTTTCCATGTCTGCTGTTCTGAGTGAGAATGGCGAATGGGTGTGGGTTATGGCGTGGCTGGATCCCCTGCCCCGCAGTGCCGCCGATGTTCCACGAACTGCAATGTTACGCCTGCTGTCGGACAACGATCGGATGGGCAATGGTAAGTTTTTCGCTTACATTTCCAGCAACCGTCGGTTTGTATTGCAGCGTGTGATTCCCAACCAGCGGATTACTACGAAAAAGTTTCATGAAATCCTGAGTGATCTGGGCAGCAGCGTCGTGCAGTACTACCCTCACTGGTCGACTGATAACTGGAAACGTTCATCCACTCCAGAACCTCAAGATACTGCTCAGCAGTCACCGGCCCGTCCGACTCAAACTGCTTCCGGAGCTTCGAATTTCAGTTCTCGAACGAAGAACTAA
- a CDS encoding phosphoesterase, with the protein MSDTEQQVEHVMVVPTLLFHEVGYFQGFNDQVAPYLKTLFDPNYISFRPRDTVEEDPSFKQLIPYCIFRHEGKIFYYTRGSKGGEQRLHSKRSIGIGGHISLEDDAKEGSTYREGMQREIQEEVEMNTNYTEACVGLINDDETEVGKVHLGIVHIFDLELPKVLPCEESIIETGFDSPKKLLQELDQFETWSQICLKGLFELS; encoded by the coding sequence ATGTCAGATACGGAGCAGCAAGTGGAACACGTTATGGTTGTGCCCACGCTTCTTTTTCACGAAGTGGGCTACTTTCAGGGATTTAACGATCAGGTGGCACCTTACCTGAAAACACTGTTTGATCCGAACTACATCAGTTTCCGGCCTCGTGATACGGTCGAGGAAGATCCCAGTTTCAAGCAACTGATTCCCTATTGCATTTTCCGCCATGAAGGCAAGATCTTCTACTATACACGGGGCTCCAAAGGGGGAGAGCAGCGATTGCACAGTAAACGTTCGATCGGGATTGGCGGACACATTTCCCTGGAGGATGACGCGAAGGAAGGTTCGACGTATCGCGAGGGAATGCAGCGCGAAATCCAGGAAGAAGTTGAGATGAATACGAACTATACAGAAGCCTGCGTTGGCTTGATAAATGACGACGAAACTGAGGTGGGGAAGGTCCACTTGGGAATAGTTCACATATTTGACCTGGAGTTGCCCAAAGTTCTACCCTGTGAAGAGTCGATTATAGAGACAGGGTTTGACTCACCAAAAAAACTGTTACAAGAGTTAGATCAGTTCGAAACCTGGTCTCAGATTTGCCTGAAAGGGTTATTTGAACTATCTTAA
- the trpC gene encoding indole-3-glycerol phosphate synthase TrpC, translating into MREVVSNILEEIVASKLIEVSAAKSRVPVEQLANGLADALPVRDFVAAMQSHGPVAMIAEVKKASPSAGVIREDFHPVEIARIYEAAGAACLSVLTDEKYFQGHLDFLKAVRQNVAIPVLRKDFIIDRYQVLEARVAGADCVLLIAECLDDGQLEDLYGYALELGMSALVEIYEPDNLERVLKLSPPLLGINNRNLKTFVTSLEHSIQLGTRVPADCLLISESGIRDRSDVVKLQESGIRGILVGETLMRSADIGEKARELLGHSSQPIQ; encoded by the coding sequence ATGCGAGAAGTCGTGAGTAATATTCTTGAAGAGATTGTGGCCAGCAAACTGATCGAAGTCAGTGCGGCAAAATCGAGGGTTCCCGTCGAACAACTGGCAAATGGTTTAGCGGATGCTTTGCCTGTCCGGGATTTTGTTGCTGCGATGCAGTCCCATGGACCGGTGGCCATGATTGCAGAAGTTAAGAAAGCGTCTCCTTCCGCTGGTGTGATCCGGGAAGATTTTCATCCCGTGGAGATTGCCAGGATCTATGAAGCTGCAGGAGCTGCCTGCCTGAGTGTGCTGACAGATGAAAAATATTTCCAGGGGCATTTGGATTTTCTGAAAGCGGTACGTCAGAACGTGGCGATCCCGGTATTGCGAAAAGATTTCATTATTGATCGCTACCAGGTTTTAGAAGCGAGAGTCGCTGGTGCAGACTGCGTTCTGCTGATTGCTGAATGTCTGGATGACGGGCAACTGGAAGATCTCTATGGATATGCGCTGGAGCTGGGGATGTCGGCACTGGTCGAAATCTATGAGCCGGACAATCTGGAGCGGGTGCTGAAGCTCTCCCCTCCGCTGCTGGGAATTAATAATCGCAACCTGAAGACATTTGTCACCAGCCTGGAGCATTCCATACAGCTGGGTACACGAGTCCCCGCGGACTGCCTGCTGATCAGTGAGAGTGGCATCCGGGACCGGAGCGATGTAGTCAAGCTGCAGGAATCAGGTATCCGTGGCATCCTGGTTGGCGAGACCTTGATGCGTTCAGCGGATATTGGAGAAAAAGCACGTGAACTGCTGGGGCACTCGTCTCAGCCGATTCAGTAA
- a CDS encoding CPBP family intramembrane glutamic endopeptidase, with protein sequence MTTRQPSSVFPLNPDRYQLEFSFPVLLAMLWIAIQFASSLEREWTEWHQTLTPSQPVTVVQIMQSSLITLCFGAILVLILALAHFDVIQKLGFRLNEIRRQLRDGAVGFLLALLPVIALLLLTYPFRSEESLHPFFRLLKAEPYFSTISWIFISAVLVAPLFEELIYRVLFQGWLERFLHPLAAILTSSLVFSIAHGFPDCIPLFPLAVILGTLFYYRRSYVAIVVTHALFNAINLAQALANQQNSN encoded by the coding sequence ATGACAACCAGACAGCCATCGTCCGTGTTCCCGCTCAATCCCGATCGATACCAGCTGGAATTTTCCTTCCCCGTTCTCCTGGCGATGCTCTGGATTGCAATCCAGTTTGCAAGTTCACTTGAGCGCGAATGGACAGAATGGCATCAGACATTAACCCCCTCACAACCAGTCACCGTTGTGCAAATCATGCAGTCGTCACTGATTACCCTCTGTTTCGGAGCGATCCTGGTCCTGATACTGGCTCTGGCTCACTTCGATGTGATTCAGAAACTGGGATTTCGTCTGAATGAGATTCGCAGACAACTGCGCGATGGAGCTGTCGGCTTTCTGCTCGCGCTGCTGCCCGTGATCGCTCTCTTGCTGCTGACTTACCCATTCCGATCAGAAGAGAGCCTGCATCCTTTTTTCCGCCTCTTAAAAGCCGAGCCGTACTTTTCCACGATCAGCTGGATTTTTATTTCCGCAGTCCTCGTTGCACCACTCTTTGAAGAACTGATTTACCGAGTCCTCTTTCAAGGCTGGCTGGAGCGGTTCCTGCATCCCTTAGCTGCGATTCTGACCAGCTCGCTGGTTTTCAGCATCGCCCATGGATTTCCTGACTGTATTCCCCTGTTTCCACTGGCGGTTATACTGGGAACCCTGTTCTATTATCGGCGCAGCTATGTCGCCATCGTCGTGACACATGCACTGTTTAATGCCATCAATCTTGCACAGGCCCTTGCAAATCAGCAGAACTCCAATTGA
- a CDS encoding alpha/beta hydrolase, producing the protein MDLIYTGKVTGALSQQLVESYVDSLKDPIAAEQSEAGTDWKILYATNRLQQKSPSGETGYANEFGSEVAYGSSQVHISRKNHSDLKSKVIQTLWQGSPDPEGQVEISSLTPAEEAPFFADLNLLLKRAPQKDVLVFVHGFNVSFPSAVTRAAQIANDLPFNGAIVCYSWPSQGGVEKYLLDGQVANSSVEPMAHFLEALVNSVPPGTKINIMVHSMGNRVVMRALNRLPQHFEKTKPFQNIILAAPDVGVSEFKTLAPSIIAQARRVTLYSGSGDIALVASKAVNQERRAGDSREPLILEGIETIDVSSVDTSFMSHSYYGSNRAVLSDLFALIKQNSPAAERNWLLHRDFAGQNYWAFDKEPPEIKKVRATSL; encoded by the coding sequence ATGGATCTGATCTATACAGGAAAAGTGACCGGGGCATTGTCACAACAACTGGTCGAATCATACGTCGATTCTCTCAAAGACCCGATCGCTGCAGAGCAATCTGAAGCAGGCACTGACTGGAAAATTCTTTACGCCACAAATCGCCTGCAACAGAAAAGTCCGTCGGGCGAAACAGGCTATGCGAATGAGTTTGGCTCGGAAGTGGCATACGGTTCCAGTCAGGTGCATATCTCCAGAAAAAATCACAGCGATCTGAAATCGAAAGTAATTCAAACTCTCTGGCAGGGGTCTCCCGATCCGGAAGGGCAGGTGGAAATCAGCTCATTAACCCCTGCAGAAGAAGCGCCTTTTTTTGCCGACCTGAATCTGCTGCTGAAACGGGCACCTCAAAAAGATGTGTTGGTCTTCGTCCATGGATTCAACGTGAGCTTCCCCAGTGCCGTCACACGGGCTGCACAGATCGCCAATGATCTCCCCTTCAACGGAGCCATCGTCTGCTACAGTTGGCCTTCCCAGGGAGGGGTTGAGAAATATCTGCTCGACGGTCAGGTCGCCAATTCCAGCGTGGAACCGATGGCCCACTTTCTGGAAGCATTAGTAAACTCCGTTCCGCCGGGAACAAAAATCAACATCATGGTACACAGCATGGGCAATCGTGTTGTGATGCGGGCCCTCAATCGACTGCCACAACATTTTGAAAAGACGAAACCGTTCCAGAATATTATTCTAGCGGCTCCCGATGTCGGCGTTTCTGAGTTTAAAACTCTGGCACCTTCCATCATCGCGCAAGCCCGGCGCGTCACACTTTACTCCGGATCAGGAGATATCGCCCTCGTCGCTTCTAAAGCCGTCAATCAGGAACGCCGCGCCGGCGATTCTCGGGAACCACTGATCCTGGAAGGCATCGAAACCATCGATGTCTCATCCGTCGATACCAGCTTCATGAGTCATTCCTATTATGGAAGTAACCGAGCCGTTCTCAGCGATCTGTTTGCCCTCATAAAACAGAACAGCCCCGCAGCGGAGAGAAACTGGCTCCTGCACAGAGACTTTGCCGGTCAGAACTACTGGGCCTTTGATAAAGAACCCCCTGAAATCAAAAAAGTCAGAGCAACCAGTCTCTGA
- a CDS encoding class I SAM-dependent methyltransferase, with protein MKNSTSRFSDRVDNYVKYRPGYPLEVLELLKTSCGLTPDSLIADIGSGTGISSRLFLDHHNTVYGVEPNQEMRHAAEMFLEEYNHFHSIDATAEKTHLPADSFDFVIAGQAFHWFDRERARQEFQRIIKPSGWVVLIWNERQTNTTPFLIDYEQMLLEFATDYTQVNHTNISSEDFTRFFHPHPVKTASLPSQQSFDLESLTGRLLSSSYAPNVGQPGYIEILARVQHIFKQHQVDGKVDFKYDTNLYYGHIS; from the coding sequence ATGAAGAACTCGACATCACGTTTCTCAGACCGCGTGGACAACTACGTAAAATATCGCCCTGGCTACCCGCTTGAGGTCCTTGAGCTTCTGAAAACAAGTTGCGGCTTGACTCCAGATTCCCTGATCGCCGACATCGGTTCGGGAACAGGAATCTCCAGCAGACTGTTTCTCGATCATCACAATACCGTATATGGAGTAGAGCCCAATCAGGAAATGCGACACGCTGCCGAAATGTTTCTGGAAGAATACAATCACTTTCACAGCATCGACGCAACTGCGGAAAAAACGCATCTCCCTGCCGACTCCTTCGATTTCGTCATCGCCGGTCAGGCATTTCATTGGTTTGATCGCGAACGCGCCAGGCAGGAATTTCAAAGGATTATCAAACCGTCCGGTTGGGTCGTCCTGATCTGGAATGAACGGCAGACCAACACAACTCCCTTTCTGATCGATTACGAACAAATGCTCCTCGAGTTCGCGACCGATTACACTCAGGTCAATCATACGAATATTTCATCCGAAGATTTCACCCGGTTCTTTCATCCACATCCTGTTAAAACCGCCTCACTCCCCAGTCAACAATCCTTCGATCTGGAATCTCTCACAGGGCGGCTGCTCTCTTCTTCGTATGCTCCCAACGTCGGCCAGCCCGGATATATAGAAATCCTGGCACGCGTTCAGCACATTTTTAAGCAGCATCAGGTGGACGGCAAGGTCGATTTTAAATACGACACCAATCTCTATTACGGTCACATCAGTTAA
- a CDS encoding sigma 54-interacting transcriptional regulator — MKKQGIRERAILFTCGILAIVYSVIVLGFVTTSPDLRIRAMLDSVEALPQTDGPSLAGIEIKATPDIKTGGAFSAPKNGDVLTRIGEYPIRTFLDFSQVLSKLRNMDLPPGGQLQPKADPTEHDVPSMVEIQNSGRFIKIEYYSRDTSETSSVTYTMKTAWIQIQSIPSGDVAISLLWFSLELVILAIGAFAYWMRPFDRTTRIFFVMGIITLVAFIGGYNWWIIAGSLMLNIPFVIAAVLIPAITLHFFITYPRAIPTLVQYPVGLLRVVYSIPVATTLLILACLTYLRVTSHIGEDPRDLVGLEYSPLVFQTIYVLRWAVYAYITVAGLYYLATLVALFYGYFKSQNPYERNQLKWIALAGLISTIPVGYSLYIAEFDRTQFALGGAGIPMFLASVSFMAAFVVGIIRYRLMLIDQIISRGMLFYVVSAGISILYATVISLGSLLGTQLNRAPSANQAASVFLVMLFAISLLLWSRDRIQRLIDRRFFRQKYQLDKALKRMNRAVGRLGDQRSIADRMLTSCREVLQVKSAAIYLLNPERTQFDLLTGFHIENAPSAVPCGPDLLEVLEGELAFQRVATGLLKEASPAQQLLRLLGFDFIYNLELDGEFAGFVALGQRSTGSAYSAEDLTFLNAMGQITSIALHSTKIHQDLRRLNEEMRIKVEKIDDQRRLVSVLQSELTNSQEIAERTTPALDVQRGLIKGNSPAIRSVMETVRKVANSESTVLIRGESGTGKELLAQAVHENSSRHEKPLVRVNCAALSPSLLESELFGHVKGAFTGAHEDRVGRFELANGGTLFLDEIGDISLDTQVKLLRVLQERAFERVGGSETLHVDVRLITATHQNLEQRITEGLFREDLYYRLNVISITLPPLRERREDIFELAFYFLKRTAHRLGKRISHIDSDAIEVLERAPWPGNIRQLENVIERAVVLAESQVITLKDLPADLLEPKKRLPARVFETKTVRSDAARRIPLSDVEVITFPGSQNQVDQRLTEPEQLKLALAECDGNKAQAARLLGMPRSTYYSKLKKYDIT; from the coding sequence ATGAAAAAACAAGGGATCAGAGAACGCGCGATTCTTTTCACCTGTGGAATCCTCGCCATTGTTTATAGTGTGATCGTGCTCGGTTTTGTCACCACCAGCCCCGATCTCCGCATTCGCGCCATGTTGGATAGCGTAGAGGCTTTACCCCAGACAGATGGCCCCAGCCTGGCAGGAATCGAAATCAAAGCCACTCCCGATATCAAAACCGGGGGTGCCTTTTCTGCTCCCAAAAATGGAGATGTTCTCACCAGGATCGGCGAATATCCGATTCGTACGTTTCTCGATTTCTCACAGGTCCTCAGTAAACTACGCAATATGGATCTGCCTCCCGGCGGACAACTGCAACCCAAAGCCGATCCGACCGAACATGATGTCCCCTCCATGGTGGAAATCCAGAACAGCGGTCGTTTCATTAAGATCGAATATTACAGCAGGGACACGAGCGAAACCAGTTCGGTTACATACACGATGAAAACCGCCTGGATTCAAATCCAGTCCATCCCCTCCGGAGACGTGGCGATCTCACTCCTCTGGTTCTCACTGGAACTGGTGATCCTCGCCATCGGTGCTTTCGCCTACTGGATGCGCCCCTTCGATCGAACAACTCGTATCTTCTTCGTCATGGGCATCATCACTCTCGTAGCCTTTATTGGTGGGTACAACTGGTGGATCATTGCCGGCTCGCTGATGCTGAATATCCCCTTCGTGATCGCTGCTGTCCTCATCCCGGCTATCACGCTGCACTTCTTCATCACTTACCCGCGGGCGATTCCGACACTGGTTCAATATCCGGTAGGACTGCTGCGAGTCGTATATTCGATTCCCGTCGCGACCACACTATTAATACTGGCCTGCCTGACGTACCTTCGCGTGACCTCTCATATTGGTGAAGACCCCCGTGATCTCGTCGGCCTCGAATATTCCCCGCTCGTGTTTCAGACCATCTATGTCCTGCGCTGGGCTGTTTATGCCTATATCACAGTCGCCGGCCTGTACTACCTCGCGACACTCGTCGCTCTGTTTTATGGTTACTTTAAAAGCCAGAACCCCTACGAACGCAATCAGTTGAAATGGATCGCGCTGGCCGGACTCATCTCTACGATCCCTGTTGGCTACTCGCTCTACATCGCAGAATTCGACCGCACCCAGTTCGCGCTCGGCGGTGCCGGGATTCCCATGTTCCTCGCCAGCGTCTCTTTCATGGCGGCGTTCGTCGTGGGGATTATTCGCTACCGGCTGATGCTCATCGATCAGATCATCAGCCGTGGCATGCTGTTTTACGTTGTCAGTGCCGGCATTTCGATTCTCTATGCTACAGTGATTTCGCTCGGCTCACTGCTGGGAACCCAGTTAAACCGCGCTCCCAGCGCCAATCAGGCAGCCTCTGTCTTCCTGGTGATGCTGTTCGCCATCTCGCTGCTGCTCTGGTCGCGCGATCGCATCCAGCGCCTCATCGACCGTCGCTTCTTCCGCCAGAAGTACCAGCTCGATAAAGCGCTCAAACGTATGAACCGGGCCGTCGGCCGCCTGGGTGACCAGCGTTCTATCGCCGATCGCATGCTCACCTCCTGCCGCGAAGTGCTCCAGGTCAAAAGCGCCGCCATTTATCTGCTCAATCCAGAACGCACTCAGTTCGATCTGCTGACCGGCTTTCATATTGAAAATGCCCCCTCGGCCGTCCCCTGTGGTCCCGATCTGCTGGAAGTCCTCGAAGGTGAACTCGCATTCCAGCGCGTCGCGACAGGTCTCCTGAAAGAAGCCTCTCCCGCGCAACAACTGCTGCGTCTGCTCGGCTTCGACTTCATCTACAACCTCGAACTCGACGGGGAATTTGCCGGCTTCGTCGCCCTGGGGCAACGCTCCACAGGCAGCGCCTACTCTGCCGAAGACCTCACCTTCCTGAACGCCATGGGCCAGATTACCAGCATCGCCCTGCACAGTACTAAAATCCACCAGGACCTCCGCCGCCTTAATGAAGAAATGAGAATCAAGGTCGAAAAAATCGACGACCAGCGCCGACTCGTCTCCGTCTTGCAGTCCGAGCTTACCAACTCGCAGGAAATCGCCGAACGCACAACCCCTGCCCTCGATGTCCAACGAGGCCTGATCAAGGGAAACAGCCCCGCGATCCGCTCGGTGATGGAAACGGTCCGCAAAGTCGCGAACTCCGAATCCACAGTACTCATTCGTGGAGAAAGCGGAACCGGGAAAGAACTCCTGGCCCAGGCTGTTCATGAAAACAGTTCCCGTCACGAAAAACCGCTGGTCCGCGTCAACTGCGCCGCCCTTTCTCCCAGTCTGCTCGAAAGCGAGCTCTTCGGTCATGTCAAAGGCGCCTTCACCGGTGCCCACGAAGACCGCGTCGGTCGTTTCGAACTGGCCAACGGGGGCACCCTGTTCCTTGATGAAATTGGTGACATCTCGCTCGATACCCAGGTCAAACTCCTGCGGGTACTGCAGGAACGGGCTTTCGAACGTGTTGGCGGATCCGAAACCCTGCACGTCGATGTGCGGCTCATTACCGCTACCCACCAGAATCTCGAACAGCGCATCACCGAAGGTCTGTTCCGCGAAGATTTGTACTACCGCCTCAACGTTATCAGTATCACTCTGCCCCCACTGCGCGAACGTCGCGAAGACATTTTCGAACTCGCCTTCTACTTCCTCAAACGCACCGCGCATCGTCTGGGCAAACGCATTTCCCACATTGATTCCGATGCCATCGAAGTTCTCGAACGTGCTCCCTGGCCTGGTAACATTCGCCAGTTGGAAAACGTCATCGAGCGCGCTGTCGTTCTTGCCGAGTCTCAGGTCATCACGCTGAAAGACCTGCCCGCGGATCTGCTTGAACCGAAAAAACGGCTGCCGGCCCGCGTCTTCGAAACCAAAACGGTTCGCTCTGATGCCGCGCGCCGCATCCCACTCTCCGATGTCGAAGTCATTACCTTTCCCGGCTCGCAGAATCAGGTTGACCAGCGACTCACCGAACCGGAACAACTCAAGCTGGCACTCGCGGAATGCGATGGCAACAAAGCCCAGGCCGCCCGCCTGCTCGGCATGCCACGCAGCACCTACTACAGCAAACTCAAAAAATACGACATCACTTGA
- a CDS encoding polysaccharide pyruvyl transferase family protein: MNHPRLLNRRSLLLLVALLPLFVCSFSQAAKPKQKTILMRSGWQTVNIGDIGHTPGTLRYLEEYLPDVKVYLWLHRTTDEVTAMLQKRFPKVQIVQGKLNARGKANNPEFQQAFDEADLFLYNSGMHFNQFWPPPNYIIEACTVTKKPLVLYGQSFDGFAPEDEAKMSELLSRAAAIYTRDVESFYYLRKIGVTSPSLAFGPDGCFGIDVRDDAKASAWLKAHDLKPKEFITVTLRSNTPKIGAKKSTSMNPANPSKEDLAQNELWTKKLREVITDWVRKTGKKVLLAPEVDKEIVHAQKMILDKLPADVKPYVVNRDPFWNVDEAASTYAQAIAVVSMEPHSCIISLAMGTPTMHLASPRHGLKRWMFRDIGLSEWLFDIDADPADQFTRALLKIDAKPELAQSKVNRAMHTVNTRSKEMMGEIKEILDQQAN; encoded by the coding sequence GTGAACCATCCCCGTCTGCTCAATCGTCGTTCCCTGCTCTTGCTGGTAGCACTCTTGCCTCTATTTGTCTGTTCTTTTTCACAGGCCGCCAAACCCAAACAGAAAACGATTCTGATGCGATCCGGCTGGCAGACCGTCAACATCGGCGACATCGGCCATACGCCTGGTACACTGCGTTACCTCGAAGAATACCTGCCCGACGTTAAAGTCTATCTCTGGCTGCATCGAACCACAGACGAAGTCACCGCGATGCTTCAGAAACGATTCCCCAAAGTTCAGATCGTACAGGGTAAACTCAACGCCCGCGGCAAAGCCAACAACCCGGAATTCCAGCAAGCCTTTGACGAAGCCGACCTGTTCCTCTACAACTCGGGCATGCACTTCAACCAGTTCTGGCCACCACCAAACTACATCATCGAAGCCTGCACTGTCACAAAGAAACCTCTCGTCCTTTACGGCCAATCCTTCGACGGCTTTGCTCCGGAAGACGAAGCGAAAATGAGCGAACTGCTCTCCCGCGCCGCCGCCATCTATACTCGCGATGTTGAATCCTTCTACTACCTGCGCAAGATCGGCGTCACTTCGCCGTCCCTCGCCTTCGGTCCTGACGGCTGTTTCGGCATTGATGTCCGCGATGATGCCAAAGCCAGCGCCTGGCTCAAAGCCCACGACCTGAAACCCAAAGAATTCATCACCGTCACCCTCCGCAGCAACACCCCCAAAATTGGTGCAAAAAAGAGCACGTCGATGAATCCCGCTAACCCCAGCAAAGAGGACCTCGCCCAGAACGAACTCTGGACGAAGAAACTCCGCGAAGTCATCACCGACTGGGTCCGTAAGACCGGCAAGAAAGTTCTGCTGGCTCCCGAAGTCGATAAAGAAATCGTGCACGCGCAGAAAATGATCCTCGACAAACTGCCTGCAGACGTGAAACCCTACGTCGTGAATCGCGATCCCTTCTGGAACGTCGACGAAGCCGCTTCGACTTATGCCCAGGCCATCGCCGTCGTCTCGATGGAACCCCACTCCTGCATTATCTCTCTGGCGATGGGCACCCCCACCATGCACCTGGCCAGCCCGCGTCACGGCCTCAAACGCTGGATGTTCCGCGACATCGGCCTGTCAGAATGGCTGTTCGACATCGACGCCGACCCGGCCGACCAGTTCACCCGCGCCCTGTTAAAGATCGACGCCAAACCCGAACTGGCCCAGTCCAAAGTCAACCGCGCCATGCACACGGTCAATACAAGATCCAAAGAAATGATGGGCGAAATCAAAGAGATCCTCGACCAGCAGGCAAACTGA